In Desulfoferula mesophila, the genomic window CGCTTGGCCAGAACCCGCCCCAGGGGCAGCATTTCCACGTCATTGGACAACACCAAGTCCACGGGTTGGCCGGCCAGAGAGCGCCAGACCACGGGCAGGCTGTCCAGGCAGAATTGATGATTCAACAGCGATATAAGGGGTAAACGGCGTACCAGCCGCGTTGGGGCTTGTTTGGCGCAGTCGCGATGCCACAATCCCCTGAAAATGGTCAACCCGTCCAGCGTCTCGCTGCCAGGCTGGGGGCCATTTTGGTCGCAGACCACGACCACCTGCCAACCGTCACCCAATAGTGCCCGGGCGCAGTTCATGACCCTGGGATCGAACCAGCCATCCGCGCGACAAAAATCATTTCTGACCAATAACAACGCGCTCGGCGATTTGGCGATGGGGCCGGTCGGCGGTTTGTGGGGCTGTGTCATGGCAGAGATACTTTACCCTCGAGGCTCAATTGTCCACCGCGATTATAATGGATTGGCTTCCAGGATGGTGGCGACTTGTAAAATGCCTTGTCGCGCCAAGCTGGGCCGCCCACGTGTTCAGGCCTCGGCGCCGGCCGGAAACTGGTGCAGATACTCAACAACCGGGCGCGGCCTCCAGGACCACGGCGGAGGGTTGTCGGAAATGGTAAAATATCACCTACCATGCTGGCAACATACTTAGGCCTGCCCAAGGCGGATAGTGGAAACATGGCATAAGGTGACGTTTAGTCCGTTTTGGCGTTCACGTTGCTCACGGCAAACGACGCCAGCCGGAAAATCTCATTGAACCGGGTGTTTTTTGGGCCTTAGCCAAATGCATATACCTTATTCGTCTCATTCGGCCGGGGGTAAGACCTGCCTGGTGGTTGCATACTGGGCTCCTTGGCTGAATATCCCGGGGTCGATCCGCTACCGCAAGCTGTTCTCGCGTCTGGAACGTCATGGCTGGGAAATTCGGTTGCTGACCGTGGGTAGCGCGCGCGACTGTTTGCGCTACGGCGACCCCGAGCGGTGTCTGGCCGTTCCCCTGCTTACCGCCAGGCGGCTCACAAGCGGGAAAGCGGCCGCCTGCGCCATACCCGGCCTCGCTTCTCGGCTGCCGATCCATCGGGTCAAGGCGGCCCTGAGCCTGTTGGTCAGACGGGTTCCCGTGCCCCGCACCTACGGCTGGTTTCGCCAGTGGCCCCGCATCCTGGCGTGGAGCCGCCGGATGGCGCCGGACCTGATACTCAGCACCTCGCCTCCCCCCAGCGCCCATTGGCTGGCCAAGGCCCTGGCCGCCAAGCTCGGCAAGCCCTGGGTGGCCGAGCTCCGCGATCCCTGGGTGGACAATCATTACTACCAGAAGTCGGGCGTGTTTTATGACCTGGAGCTGTGGCTGGAGCGCAAGCTCTTGGCCAGCAGCGACGCTTTGATCACCGTGTCCCCGCAAATAGCGGCCAACCTGGCCGCCCGTCACGGCAAGCCGGTGAAGGTCATCGACCATTGCTTCGAGGGCCGGACGCCGGGGTCTTGCCCGGATGGCGCTCCTGAAACCGCCGGCCGGTTCGACCTGGCCATCCCTCTCACCATCCTCTACACCGGCCGCCTGTACCCGCCCTTTCTCATGCCCGGCATGCTCTTGGAGGCCCTGGATGAGCTGCGCCGGTCGGGCGTGCTGCGGCCCGGCGACATCAAGCTGGTTTTTTACACCCCCAGCCGGGCCATGTTGAGCGACTGGCTGGCTCGGGAGTATGCCCCGCTCCAGGGCTACTGCGAGCTGCACGATCCGGTAAGCAACGAGCAAGCCCTGCAGCTCCAGCGGAACTGCGATTTATTGCTGGCCTTGGGCTGGTTCGGTCCCCGGGGCCAGGGCGTGGTGACCTCCAAGCTGGGCGAGTACCTGGGAACCGGCCGGCCCATTCTGGCCATCGCCTCGCCGGATTCCCGTTTGAGCGATATCCTGGACTCGGTGGCCAACGGTTTTCCGGTGCATTCCGCCAAGGCCTGCGCCGCCCTGCTCAGCGAATTCTTGCGTCTGGCCAGGCGGGGCGCCCACCTGCGGCCGCAGTCGGCGTCTCTCGAGCGGTACTCTTGCCGGGAACAGGCGAGCCGGTTGTCGCAGTTCCTCAACGAGGTCGCCGACCACCACGCGTCAATGTAAAGAGCCGCCCGAGGCGCGAGGCTGTTGCGCGCACCGCTGCGATGGGCGGCCCGTTGTTCTCGAGTTGGGGATGGTGGCGCCGGGCGGGGCGGCCGGCGCCGCGGCCGCGGGCTCAGTCCGCCGCGTTGGCCAGGATGTGGTCGGCCGTCGACCCCGCGGCCTTTGCCCAGGTTGTTTGTTGAATATTGATTGTGCAAACGGTGGTCTGTTATAAGGCCTTATGTTAGGAGAGAGTTGCAAATCCTGTCAGATGTTATGAGCAATAGTTTGCTAAACGCTATGCAGAATGCACCTCAAGAAACTACCCCCAAAGAGGGCGAATAAGTTCAACACCTTCAATTCAGAAGAGGGTGGGTAAATTGATTTCCAATGAACTGATCTATCGCGGTTATCAGCAAGGCGATGAACGCCTTCTCAAAGAGCTTTGCATTCAGGTTTTTAATGAAGAGCGCTCGATACCGGACTGGCAATGGGAATTCATGGATACACCGGAGGGACCATCCAATATTCGTGTGATTGAAGATAAGGGCGCTATTGTAGGCCACATCGCCCTGATACCGATCCGGTTTCAATATATGGATAAAGAAATCGTGGTGGGCAAATCCGAAGATTCCAGCCTGCGCGAGGACTACCGTGGGAAGAGGCTGTTCGGGAAACTGGAACATCAATGCTTTGATGAGGCTGCTGAAAAAGGCTATGCCGCCTCCTACAGCATCTCCAGGACCGCTAATGATGTTCACATCAAGGCCGGCTACCATCCGTTGAAACCTATCGAAGGCTATTTTGTACCCTTGCGTTCCGATCAGGTTGTGAGCGAGCTAAAAAGCGCCGGGATTATTTCCGGATACCAGGCATGGTTTGCCAGGCCCCTGCTAAAGGTTATCGAGCGGAGATTTCGCAGGCGGTTGGAGCGAGCCGAATCACCGCCGGCGGGTATAACCATCGAACGAATGACTCGGTTCACAACTGAGTTTGATGACCTCTGGCGACGGTTTGCTTGTCAGAACCGCGTGATCACCATTAAGCGTTCATCGGCTTACTTAAACTGGAGATTCAATCAAAAACCAAACAATGAATACGAAATTTATGCAGCGCGGTGTAAGGGCGAACTAGTTGGTTATTTGGTGTGCACAAGCGTTAAGCGCAAAGGTAACTTCAAAGTAGATCTAAAAATCGGAGTCACTTCGGACTTTTTATTTCTCAATTCGCATCAGGAGGTATTGGCTCCGCTGATTTATAGGGCAGCAAATTACTGGGTGGAGTGCCAATGTGATGTTGTGATTAACTGGGTTCATCGCGATAGCCTGTATGCCCCGAAAATGATTGCTCAACTTAAAAAACTTGGGCTGGTATCCATGCTCGGAAAGTACAGCATACCCATATCGGTTCGCGCCTTGCGAGATGAAGTGTCAATCGACTACATCGCCAATGAAAGGAACTGGTTCTTCACCCTGGCGTTTTCCGGAAGGTGGGCCTGAAAGACTTTTAAATGGCAGATTAACGCGTTAAAATTGTTTGATTTTGCGGATTTCGCTTGGCTTGCATGGCTATGCCGGGCCGCTTGTTCGTAGGGTCATGCTTGGCTTGCAGGGCGCGGATTGGGAGCCCAAAGGTGTTTTCGGTCTTGCCCACCGCCACCGAGGTGCCCCGGTATTGGCAGGGGATGTAAATCACCCCGATATGCCCCACCAGCTTTTCATCGTCCGGGTCGCGGATAATCCAAGATTCACTGGGCGGGAACGGGGTGTCCACCCACTGCCAAAGGTATTGGTCCAGGGTGCGCCGCCGCCCGGTTACCGAGTTTTAGGCCGTGTTGATATCCGGGTAGTCCTCGGGCAGGGACGGCCGGAAGATGAATTTAGCGTGCAGGCTCATCATCGACTTTCCGCAGCATTGGCCAAGACCCGGGTGCTCAGCATGCAGGCGCCGACGGCGCTGCGCCGCCCCACCGGCAGCAATTGTACACTTCCTTGTGGGTCATCACCGCGAAGTCCGACCACTCCCGGGCGGCATCCAGGAGCCGGCCGTGGAAACCGCTGTATTTGGCGGCCCAGGAAGGGTGCAGGTTGATCACTCCCACCCCGCCCAGCTCCAGCACCTGTTTCAGGTGGGTCTCCACAAAGGACCAGGCCTGCTCCTGGCTCAAGCCCAGGTCCAAAAACAAGGTGGAGTCCTGCAACAGTATGGGAAGCTCCCAGAGGACGCCGGAAGGCTCCAGAGGGTAGGGGAAGCAGCTTTGCGTGCTGGGATGGAACATGCTGCTCATGGGCAGGCTGGAATCGATGCGAAAACCAAGGTCCCTTACCCGAGCCATGAGCCGCTCTGTCATGCATAGGGCCGGGGCGCGGTAGCTGTGGACGTTTTTTCCCAGGCCGCGCAGGGCTCTCCGCAACTCCCCGGCGATGCGCTCGTCGCGCCGGTAGCCCAAGGCCACGTCGTGGCTGGCCCCGTGCAGCCCCACCTCGTGACCCCGGGCGCTCACCTCCTCCACCAGGGCCGGGTCCAGCCGGTATTCCCAGTCGGTGAGCAGATGAAAGGTGGCCTTGAGGCCGCGCTGGTCCAACTGATCCAGCAGGGTCGGCAAAAACCGGTAGCAGCTCAGCAGGTCGACGTCGTAGCTGAGGCACAGGGCCGCTCTTTTGCCGGCATACCCCCGTTGCCGCGAGCCCTGGGACCTGACTCCGGCGACCAGCCGGTTGAACTCGCATTGGTTGGGCTCTTTGAGCAGTTCGGGATCTGCACAGCGCAGGCGGTGCGCCAAACCCAGCAGCAACTCGCGAAGCGGACGGGGGCAACGGCGGGTTACCCCCTGAAAGCTCCGGTGGACCAGGCCCTTGACTCCTCCGCTGCTCCGCGGGCGCAGCATCCCGCGCAACAACTCCAGGTCCTGTGCGGGTTCCAGGCAGGCGGGGTTGTAATCTGGAAAAAGGCCCTGCATGGCCAGATGAACGGGATCGTCGCTTTTGATCGGAGTGAGGGGCATTTAAAAACCTTGTTTTGTGAACCTGTTCATGATGATGCCAGATTCGACAAACTGCTCCTTTTTTAGCAGAAGAAGACATGGGCCATAAAGGATGAATTTGGCCCGGCGGAGAAGATGCTTGTAAGCGTTTTAAATCGTTTGCAATAATTATAAATTTTTTCGATAGGCTATCGTTGGGGGTAAGAGCTTCGGCCTTGTTTTACGGCCGATGAACGGCGCTCGGCAGTAGTTGATATAGGTTGCCCGGCGGGCAAGCGGGGCGGTGATTGCGCCCGGGCTTGCCAGGGGAAATTAGGTATGTTAAAAGCATATCACCAAGTTGGGGTATGGTCCGCTACGCCAACACTAAGGTGATGGCCGGATCCCCGGCACGGGTAAATATGAATCGGCTGGATTTGTGCTTCAGGGCCGCCCTTGAGTTGCCTGTAGGGGAAAGGAAAAAATATTTCTTAAAAAAACCAAGAGCGTAGATTAAATCGCCAAGTTTTGATGTCGCCAGCAGGTTCTGTGGTTTGAAAAGTTGAAAGCTCGGGCAGGTCGAAGATGATTGAGCTCTTGTTAGCCGTCGATTTGGGTTTCGTCAATTTTATAATTAGTTATATGTTGAGTTCCCTTGGCTTTTTTGCGGTGTCCTGCGCCATAGTGAAGCCGCAGCGCCAACAACTCCTGCAAGTGTTTTCCGCCTCGATCATCTTTGGTCCCTTTCTGCTTGCCCTGATGCTTTATCACGAACTGATGTGGCTTCCCGGCCATGAAGGTGTCGTTTATATTTTAATTACCTCGTTTTTGCTGTTGGCGACCCTGGTTGTTTTCCGGCTACATCCCAATTACATTACGGACCTTGCCCGGGAAATACGGGACAAGGTGCGCTCTTTCTCTAAACTGGACCGGCTGCTGCTGGGCCTGCTCGCCCTTGTATTGCTGTCCCTGTTCGCGCTGGCCATTTCCCTGCCTCTTTATGGCCACGATATCGCGGAGCACTCCAAAAGCGCCGCGATCATAGCCCAGGCCAAGGACTTCTCGGTCTATCCCTTGCATGGCTATAAAGGCGTATTCACCCAGGCCAAGCACCCCCCGACGGTAATCGGGCTCTGGGTGTGGCAGTATTTCTTCTATCTGCGCGATTCTTACGACCAAACCCTGCTGGGCAAGCTGATCTCTCCCAGCGTGGCCCTGCTTACCTGCCTGGCGCTGATAGGATTCGCGGAAAAGCGGCGCCAGACCCTGGCCATCTTGGGCAGCATCGTCCTTTTGTGTACGCCGCTGATGTACACCAACGTAGCCAGCTCCCACGTGGACATCAATCGCGGCGCCACCTACCTGGGCGCGGCGTTGTGGCTGTTGCTGTGCCTGCGCTCGCCCAGCTGGCCCTTGGCGATAATGACCGGGCTGGCCATCGGACTGGCCGCCAGGGTGCATCTCTCCAGCCTGGTGATAGGCCCCCTGCTCGCCACGAGCTATCTGGCCATAGCCGTGTTTCGCAAGGGTTTCAAATGGAGCGCCCTTAAAAGCGACGTGGCCATCTGCTCCCTTATGGCGCTGGCCGCTTTGGCGGTTTGCGGCTTTGACTACGTCCGCATGCTCTATATTTACGGCAAGAACGTTGTCTCCACCGAAGAAGGTTTCTCGGTGGTGGCCAACTCCGGCATCAATTACCGAGCATACGTGGAAATTGTTCGTAACATCCACGGCATCCCGCAAAAAATTTTCAACGGGTTGTTAAAGGGTTTTACCGACATCGAGCTGATGGGCCTGACCTATTGGCTGGCCCTGGTTGGCGTGTTGGTTTTGGCGATTAGGCGTCGTTTTGATACCCAGCTAGCTGTTTTTATGCTTCAATTCTTGTTCTTTTTGATCCTGCTGGCTCTTGCGGTGCTTTTCAGCTTTGACCTGTTGTTGAAAAACTCACGATACTACCTGATGTTTCAGCCTTTCGTGGCTGTTTTGGCCTGTGCGGCCTTAGAGCCTCTTTATGAAAAAAATACTGAAATATAGCGTCTTGGCTATTGCCATCATCGCCTTGACCGCGCAGGCGGGCAAATCCCTGGTGCGGTATTCCTTAGTTATGATAATGCAGACTCCCCTGACCTTCCACGGGCTGGTGCCCCGAATTACATTGAATGATTATGAGCGGCTTTTGTACGCGGGAAACGCCGTTTCGCGGGTAGCATATTACGCCAATCACAACGTGCCCCGTGACAAAACGATCCTGGTGTTTCGACGGGGCAAATTCTTGGCCTACGCCAAAGTAAAATCCATGTTGTTCCTCAATCCAAAAATGGAAAAGGTATACGCCAGCAAAACCGCCGAGGAAGGCCATCGGCAGCTTGTCGCCTTAGGCATATCCCACATCTATGTTCCGCCGTACTATAGCCCTTTGATTAGCGGGACGGTTATCAACGGCATATTGAGCGACCCCCGCCTTAGCCAAAGGCTCTTTTATT contains:
- a CDS encoding glycosyltransferase, whose amino-acid sequence is MHIPYSSHSAGGKTCLVVAYWAPWLNIPGSIRYRKLFSRLERHGWEIRLLTVGSARDCLRYGDPERCLAVPLLTARRLTSGKAAACAIPGLASRLPIHRVKAALSLLVRRVPVPRTYGWFRQWPRILAWSRRMAPDLILSTSPPPSAHWLAKALAAKLGKPWVAELRDPWVDNHYYQKSGVFYDLELWLERKLLASSDALITVSPQIAANLAARHGKPVKVIDHCFEGRTPGSCPDGAPETAGRFDLAIPLTILYTGRLYPPFLMPGMLLEALDELRRSGVLRPGDIKLVFYTPSRAMLSDWLAREYAPLQGYCELHDPVSNEQALQLQRNCDLLLALGWFGPRGQGVVTSKLGEYLGTGRPILAIASPDSRLSDILDSVANGFPVHSAKACAALLSEFLRLARRGAHLRPQSASLERYSCREQASRLSQFLNEVADHHASM
- a CDS encoding GNAT family N-acetyltransferase, whose protein sequence is MISNELIYRGYQQGDERLLKELCIQVFNEERSIPDWQWEFMDTPEGPSNIRVIEDKGAIVGHIALIPIRFQYMDKEIVVGKSEDSSLREDYRGKRLFGKLEHQCFDEAAEKGYAASYSISRTANDVHIKAGYHPLKPIEGYFVPLRSDQVVSELKSAGIISGYQAWFARPLLKVIERRFRRRLERAESPPAGITIERMTRFTTEFDDLWRRFACQNRVITIKRSSAYLNWRFNQKPNNEYEIYAARCKGELVGYLVCTSVKRKGNFKVDLKIGVTSDFLFLNSHQEVLAPLIYRAANYWVECQCDVVINWVHRDSLYAPKMIAQLKKLGLVSMLGKYSIPISVRALRDEVSIDYIANERNWFFTLAFSGRWA
- a CDS encoding polysaccharide deacetylase family protein, encoding MPLTPIKSDDPVHLAMQGLFPDYNPACLEPAQDLELLRGMLRPRSSGGVKGLVHRSFQGVTRRCPRPLRELLLGLAHRLRCADPELLKEPNQCEFNRLVAGVRSQGSRQRGYAGKRAALCLSYDVDLLSCYRFLPTLLDQLDQRGLKATFHLLTDWEYRLDPALVEEVSARGHEVGLHGASHDVALGYRRDERIAGELRRALRGLGKNVHSYRAPALCMTERLMARVRDLGFRIDSSLPMSSMFHPSTQSCFPYPLEPSGVLWELPILLQDSTLFLDLGLSQEQAWSFVETHLKQVLELGGVGVINLHPSWAAKYSGFHGRLLDAAREWSDFAVMTHKEVYNCCRWGGAAPSAPAC